Proteins encoded within one genomic window of Oncorhynchus nerka isolate Pitt River linkage group LG17, Oner_Uvic_2.0, whole genome shotgun sequence:
- the LOC135561314 gene encoding U1 small nuclear ribonucleoprotein C-like, giving the protein MVKTEAAERYQADGTQEYSTWEPPSINNNHNNKRRVTECESPPYKNETKMVINPAADASTCRDQPSSWRPTLLLETNPPPGALSLVTNPPPGALFLETNLPPGALFLETNPHPGALFLETNPPPGALFLVTNIPPGALILESTPL; this is encoded by the exons ATGGTCAAAACCGAGGCGGCAGAGAGATATCAGGCCGATGGCACACAGGAGTACAGTACCTGGGAACCTCCCTCCATTAATAATAACCACAATAACAAGAGGAGGGTGACAGAGTGCGAGTCGCCTCCCTACAAAAATGAAACAAAGATGGTCATAAATCCTGCGGCCGATGCCAGCACCTGCAGGG ACCAACCCTCCTCCTGGAGACCAACCCTCCTCCTGGAGACCAACCCTCCTCCTGGTGCCCTCTCCCTGGTGACCAACCCTCCTCCCGGTGCCCTCTTCCTGGAGACCAACCTTCCTCCTGGTGCCCTCTTCCTGGAGACCAACCCTCATCCTGGTGCCCTCTTCCTGGAGACAAACCCTCCTCCTGGTGCCCTCTTCCTGGTGACCAACATTCCTCCTGGTGCCCTCATCCTGGAGAGTACTCCTCTTTAG